In one window of Deltaproteobacteria bacterium DNA:
- a CDS encoding asparagine synthetase B, whose amino-acid sequence MCGIAGIFNYADPACPVDRPLLERMTQALSHRGPDGDGLWIQGPIGLGHRRLAIVDLSPTGAQPMRSADGGCITYNGELYNHLDLRGRLLAGHPFRGRSDTETLLGLLERRGPDVLPDLVGIFAFAYWDSRARRLLLARDPLGVKQLYFNDDGRRLLFASEMKALVQCAQVSRELDGEALNQYLHFHTPSAERTFFRGIRQLRPGERVLVDRSGRQHA is encoded by the coding sequence ATGTGCGGCATTGCGGGTATCTTCAACTACGCTGACCCGGCATGCCCGGTCGACCGTCCGCTCCTGGAGCGCATGACGCAGGCCTTGTCCCACCGCGGTCCTGATGGCGACGGACTGTGGATTCAAGGCCCGATCGGTCTGGGCCACCGTCGCCTTGCAATCGTGGATCTTTCCCCGACCGGTGCGCAGCCGATGCGTTCTGCCGACGGCGGATGCATCACGTACAACGGCGAGTTGTACAACCACCTGGACCTCCGCGGGCGACTTCTTGCTGGCCACCCTTTCCGGGGTCGATCCGACACCGAGACGCTGCTGGGTCTCTTGGAAAGACGTGGCCCCGACGTGCTTCCCGATCTCGTCGGGATCTTCGCTTTCGCCTATTGGGATTCCCGGGCGCGGAGGCTTTTGCTCGCGCGCGATCCGCTCGGCGTGAAGCAACTCTACTTCAACGACGATGGCCGGCGCCTTCTCTTCGCGAGCGAGATGAAAGCACTCGTCCAGTGCGCGCAAGTATCCCGCGAACTCGACGGCGAGGCGCTGAACCAGTACTTGCACTTCCACACGCCGAGCGCGGAGCGGACTTTTTTTCGCGGAATTCGCCAACTCCGTCCCGGCGAACGTGTGCTCGTCGACCGCAGTGGCCGGCAACATGCG